One genomic segment of Bradyrhizobium diazoefficiens includes these proteins:
- a CDS encoding TetR/AcrR family transcriptional regulator, with product MPNRPDHLSSPRKSTRRPLSPTRRRTQAERTEATRTQLLKAAANLIRRRGYARFRTADVAAEAGMSRGAQLHHFPTKDSLVVATLEYVFEQAQIMSRKRAAAVNRPRDLIESVIEDAREFFFSEHFMVAIDIVLSTSTDEAVRKQILEISRKARRPVETAWTEALVASGVHASLAADIVALTLSLVRGMALRTLWDNDPKWFDELFSVWRRMIKIFLESQSRARAR from the coding sequence ATGCCAAATCGCCCCGACCATCTCTCTTCCCCGCGAAAATCCACGCGCCGGCCGCTCAGCCCGACGCGGCGGCGGACTCAGGCCGAGCGCACGGAAGCCACGCGCACGCAGCTGCTCAAGGCGGCTGCCAATCTCATTCGCCGTCGCGGTTATGCCAGGTTCCGGACGGCGGACGTCGCTGCCGAAGCCGGAATGTCGCGCGGCGCGCAGCTGCATCATTTCCCAACTAAGGATTCGCTCGTCGTCGCCACGCTCGAATACGTATTCGAGCAGGCGCAGATCATGAGCCGCAAGCGCGCCGCTGCCGTCAACCGTCCGCGCGACCTGATCGAATCCGTCATCGAAGACGCTCGCGAGTTCTTCTTCAGCGAGCATTTCATGGTTGCCATCGACATCGTGCTGTCGACCTCCACGGACGAAGCCGTCCGCAAGCAGATTCTCGAAATTTCCCGGAAGGCGCGGCGCCCCGTTGAAACGGCCTGGACCGAGGCCTTAGTGGCCAGCGGAGTGCACGCCTCGCTCGCGGCCGACATCGTCGCCCTGACGCTGAGCCTCGTCCGCGGCATGGCATTGCGCACGCTCTGGGACAACGACCCGAAATGGTTCGACGAGCTGTTCTCGGTGTGGCGGCGGATGATCAAGATCTTCCTGGAATCGCAATCAAGGGCGCGGGCGAGATGA
- a CDS encoding VOC family protein, with amino-acid sequence MNNGHATPLITSVCYVRLAVSELHGSARFMSDIFGLQRVADQDGEIAFRSDHRYRTVSLGSHESVGIEVWDDEALETVGKRLRDLGFAVKDAEPAECRRRYVQSALLAEDASKNRIDLVVRPSHSGRRYFPSRDAGIVQFHSVGLRTTDHVRDMAFWKAIGAGVSDWVGDIAYLRIDGMHHRIALYPSKRNGLLYAAFEVEALDQIMQNSYFMQESQIRIVQGPGREAASRQIFLHVEGPDGLILSYVNGMAEYGDKPRLARQFPLTATSLCDWGSESSDVPELSAPV; translated from the coding sequence ATGAACAACGGCCACGCGACACCGCTGATTACATCGGTCTGCTACGTCCGGCTGGCGGTCAGTGAACTGCACGGCAGCGCGCGCTTCATGTCGGACATCTTCGGCCTGCAGCGCGTGGCGGACCAGGACGGTGAGATCGCGTTTCGTTCGGACCACCGCTACCGCACCGTAAGCCTCGGGAGCCACGAGAGCGTTGGCATAGAGGTATGGGACGACGAGGCACTAGAGACCGTCGGCAAACGTCTGCGTGATCTCGGCTTTGCAGTGAAGGACGCCGAGCCGGCCGAATGCCGGCGACGGTATGTCCAGTCCGCGTTGCTAGCCGAAGATGCTTCGAAGAACCGGATAGACCTCGTGGTGCGTCCCAGCCACAGCGGCCGCCGCTATTTTCCCAGCCGTGACGCCGGCATCGTGCAATTTCATAGCGTCGGGCTTCGCACCACCGACCACGTCCGCGATATGGCTTTCTGGAAAGCCATTGGCGCCGGGGTCAGCGACTGGGTCGGCGACATCGCCTATCTGCGGATCGACGGGATGCATCACCGCATCGCGCTGTACCCGTCGAAACGTAATGGGCTGCTCTATGCGGCGTTCGAGGTCGAGGCGCTCGATCAGATCATGCAGAACAGCTATTTCATGCAGGAGAGCCAGATCAGGATCGTGCAAGGCCCCGGACGCGAAGCCGCATCGCGCCAGATCTTCCTGCACGTCGAAGGTCCGGACGGCCTGATCCTTTCCTATGTCAACGGCATGGCGGAATATGGCGACAAGCCGCGGCTGGCGCGGCAATTCCCGCTGACGGCGACATCGCTCTGTGACTGGGGCAGCGAAAGCAGTGACGTGCCGGAATTGAGCGCACCTGTCTAA
- a CDS encoding VOC family protein has product MIQLKDVSYVRLGSPDLESAENFAIACLGLQIAERGKKELYLRSDDRAHTLCYSEGDARSQAVGFEVEDEASLQEAASTLESLGHAVHAGTAQEAEQRKVRTFIGFRDPTGNHIELVVRPERSGRRYFASRDAGITGFSHIGLNSTDPARDERFWTQVCNARVSDRIGDIPLMRVNAIHHTIALVRAPSAGIQHINHQVESSDDVLRSYYFLNEKRVPIVFGPGRHPTSGARFLYFRGPDGMIFEYSVGVVEIADEATHRPRQFGFEPTSFCMWGAKPAGMTLPNN; this is encoded by the coding sequence ATGATCCAGCTCAAGGATGTCAGCTACGTCCGTCTCGGCTCCCCCGACCTGGAATCGGCCGAGAACTTTGCGATCGCCTGTCTCGGCCTGCAGATCGCCGAGCGAGGCAAGAAGGAGCTCTATCTCCGCTCCGACGACCGCGCACATACCCTGTGTTATTCGGAAGGCGATGCACGCAGCCAGGCCGTCGGCTTCGAGGTCGAGGATGAGGCAAGCCTGCAGGAAGCGGCGTCCACGCTTGAATCGCTCGGCCACGCCGTCCATGCCGGCACCGCCCAGGAGGCCGAGCAGCGCAAGGTGAGGACCTTCATCGGCTTCCGTGATCCGACCGGAAACCACATCGAGCTCGTGGTGCGGCCGGAGCGCAGCGGACGGCGTTATTTCGCCAGCCGCGACGCCGGTATTACTGGCTTCAGCCATATCGGGCTGAACTCGACCGATCCGGCACGCGACGAGCGATTTTGGACCCAGGTCTGCAACGCCCGCGTCAGCGACCGCATCGGCGATATTCCCCTGATGCGCGTCAACGCCATCCACCACACCATTGCGCTGGTCCGGGCGCCGAGCGCCGGCATCCAGCACATCAACCATCAGGTCGAGAGCAGCGACGACGTACTGCGCTCCTACTACTTCCTCAATGAGAAGCGCGTGCCAATCGTGTTCGGCCCCGGCCGGCATCCGACCTCGGGCGCCCGGTTTCTCTATTTCAGGGGGCCGGACGGCATGATCTTCGAGTATTCGGTCGGCGTCGTCGAAATCGCGGATGAAGCGACGCACCGGCCGCGGCAATTCGGCTTCGAGCCGACCAGCTTCTGCATGTGGGGCGCCAAACCCGCTGGCATGACGCTGCCAAACAACTGA
- a CDS encoding LysR substrate-binding domain-containing protein codes for MLPIGHRLAVKAALSAPDLADEPVICPGPHLSIGAAIVIAFAEANLRLRIAVEASQSSIACELVQPGAGIAILDGLGLLSARTNDLVRRPFAPSLQGVARLLKEQNGRFLVWWKSLPASCRGLRLRAACREQYLLPRSERPGIGTAIDQDVLTGDVPGLG; via the coding sequence GTGCTTCCGATCGGTCACCGGCTTGCAGTCAAGGCTGCATTGAGCGCGCCCGATCTTGCGGACGAGCCAGTGATCTGTCCCGGTCCGCATTTGTCGATCGGGGCCGCAATCGTCATCGCCTTTGCTGAAGCCAATCTACGCTTGCGCATCGCCGTCGAGGCGTCGCAGTCGAGTATCGCCTGCGAACTCGTGCAGCCCGGTGCCGGCATCGCGATTCTTGATGGCCTCGGCCTGCTCAGTGCGCGAACCAATGATCTCGTGAGGCGTCCCTTCGCGCCAAGCCTGCAAGGTGTCGCACGGTTGCTGAAGGAACAAAACGGCCGGTTTCTTGTCTGGTGGAAGAGTTTGCCGGCGTCGTGCAGAGGGTTACGGCTGAGAGCGGCTTGTAGGGAGCAGTATCTCTTGCCGAGATCAGAACGTCCCGGGATAGGCACCGCCATCGATCAGGATGTTTTGACCGGTGATGTACCCGGCCTGGGCTGA
- a CDS encoding Ku protein yields the protein MAPRANWKGFLRLSLVTCPVALYPATSESEKISFNQLNRQTGHRIKYLKVDADTGDEVPNEDIVKGYEVEKGQYIEVTKEELEEVALESTRTIEIDEFVDRSDIDPRYLIRPYYLRPDGKVGHDAFAVMRETIREMDKVAIGRLVLTSREHIIALEPRDKGLIGTLLRYPYEVRDPAEYFDEIQDVKVTKDMLELAKHIVNQKAGRFEPDKFEDHYETALVDLINQKRAGKVIRPKERPKGENVVDLMDALRKSVGGATAVAAAENQAAPKKSAKRPRKAAAGQKEMLMPIAGKKPAKEAAAKKHAAKPQRKSA from the coding sequence ATGGCCCCTCGCGCCAACTGGAAAGGCTTCCTTCGACTGTCCCTCGTCACCTGTCCGGTGGCGCTATACCCCGCCACCTCCGAGAGCGAGAAGATCTCGTTCAACCAGCTCAACCGGCAGACCGGCCACCGGATCAAGTACCTGAAGGTCGACGCCGACACCGGGGACGAGGTGCCGAACGAGGACATCGTCAAGGGCTACGAGGTCGAAAAGGGCCAGTACATCGAGGTCACGAAGGAGGAGCTCGAGGAGGTCGCGCTCGAATCCACGCGCACCATCGAGATCGACGAGTTCGTCGACCGCAGCGACATCGACCCCCGGTACCTGATCCGGCCGTACTACCTCCGCCCCGACGGCAAGGTCGGGCATGACGCCTTCGCGGTGATGCGCGAGACCATCCGCGAAATGGACAAGGTCGCGATCGGCCGGCTCGTGCTGACCAGCCGCGAGCACATCATCGCGCTCGAGCCGCGCGACAAGGGCCTGATCGGCACCCTGCTGCGGTATCCCTACGAGGTCCGGGACCCGGCAGAGTATTTCGACGAGATTCAGGACGTGAAGGTCACGAAGGACATGCTCGAGCTGGCCAAGCACATCGTGAACCAGAAGGCCGGCCGGTTCGAACCCGACAAGTTCGAGGACCACTACGAGACGGCTCTGGTCGACCTCATCAACCAGAAGAGGGCTGGCAAGGTCATCCGGCCGAAGGAACGGCCGAAGGGCGAGAACGTGGTCGATCTGATGGACGCGCTTCGCAAGAGCGTGGGCGGCGCTACAGCCGTAGCAGCGGCCGAGAACCAGGCGGCTCCGAAGAAATCGGCCAAGAGGCCGCGCAAGGCCGCTGCCGGCCAGAAAGAGATGCTGATGCCCATCGCCGGCAAGAAGCCGGCGAAGGAGGCCGCGGCGAAGAAGCATGCGGCCAAGCCGCAGCGGAAGTCGGCCTGA
- a CDS encoding SOS response-associated peptidase produces MCNLYSITTNQAAISALFRVVNRYVGNLAPMPGVFPDYTAPIARTGADGRELATARWGMPSSSKALMDATKKRAEKLQAKGKTVDFKELLRMEPDGGTTNIRNVKSKHWTRWLGVENRCVVPFNSFSEYNKAEGGDVWFALDETRPLACFAGIWTNWTSVRKVKEGETTNDLYAFLTTEANTEVFAIHPKAMPVILTTPDEVETWMTAPAEEALKLQRPLPNGTLRIVARGVKEDPAPAA; encoded by the coding sequence ATGTGCAATCTCTACTCGATCACCACCAATCAGGCCGCCATCAGCGCGCTCTTCCGCGTGGTCAATCGGTACGTCGGCAACCTCGCGCCGATGCCGGGTGTCTTTCCCGACTACACGGCGCCGATCGCCCGGACCGGTGCGGACGGTCGCGAGCTCGCGACCGCGCGCTGGGGCATGCCGTCGTCGTCCAAAGCGCTCATGGACGCCACGAAGAAGCGGGCGGAGAAGCTGCAAGCTAAGGGCAAGACCGTCGACTTCAAGGAATTGCTCCGCATGGAGCCCGACGGTGGCACCACCAACATCAGAAACGTGAAGTCGAAGCACTGGACGCGCTGGCTCGGCGTCGAGAACCGCTGCGTGGTGCCGTTCAACTCGTTCAGCGAGTACAACAAGGCCGAGGGCGGCGATGTCTGGTTCGCGCTCGACGAGACACGCCCACTCGCTTGCTTCGCCGGAATCTGGACAAACTGGACCTCGGTCCGAAAGGTCAAGGAAGGCGAGACGACCAACGATCTCTACGCATTCCTGACGACGGAGGCCAACACGGAGGTCTTCGCCATCCACCCGAAGGCGATGCCGGTGATCCTGACGACGCCCGACGAGGTCGAGACCTGGATGACTGCGCCGGCGGAAGAAGCGCTCAAGCTACAGCGGCCGCTTCCGAACGGGACGTTGCGGATCGTGGCCCGCGGCGTGAAGGAAGATCCGGCGCCAGCAGCCTAG
- a CDS encoding MAPEG family protein has protein sequence MDKLSFQNPLFATYAVAASIMILKAVLMSWLTVVRMMQVKGGFRSPEDVRKTVLNPNPSPEQLAPNEYVDRIRRIQLNDLENLPYFLIAGFLFILTQPSLRLAQWLLYGYVVSRLLHFAAYFTARTHDTRATLWTVGSAILIFMTCWTLSAAWGA, from the coding sequence ATGGACAAGCTGAGTTTCCAGAATCCCCTCTTCGCCACCTATGCCGTCGCCGCCTCGATCATGATCCTCAAGGCGGTCTTGATGTCGTGGCTGACGGTCGTCCGGATGATGCAGGTCAAAGGCGGCTTTCGCTCGCCCGAGGACGTCAGGAAGACGGTCCTCAATCCCAACCCGAGCCCCGAACAATTGGCGCCCAACGAATACGTGGATCGCATCCGGCGAATCCAGCTGAACGATCTCGAGAACCTGCCGTACTTCCTGATCGCCGGCTTTCTCTTCATCCTGACGCAGCCTTCGCTGCGGCTCGCCCAGTGGCTGCTATATGGCTACGTCGTTTCGCGCCTATTGCATTTCGCGGCCTACTTCACGGCCAGGACACACGACACCCGCGCCACGCTCTGGACGGTGGGCTCGGCAATCTTGATCTTCATGACGTGCTGGACCCTTTCGGCGGCTTGGGGCGCGTGA
- a CDS encoding DUF3606 domain-containing protein, with protein sequence MATTKKTAKTPRGRKQDRARVAGGQGHEVRYEARKTGRSASAVKKAVKKVGKSRKRVEKRLAR encoded by the coding sequence ATGGCGACGACGAAGAAGACGGCCAAGACGCCCCGAGGACGCAAGCAGGACCGGGCGCGCGTGGCCGGCGGGCAGGGCCATGAGGTGCGCTATGAAGCCAGGAAGACCGGGCGTTCGGCGTCGGCGGTGAAGAAGGCCGTGAAGAAGGTCGGCAAGTCGCGCAAGCGGGTGGAGAAGCGCTTGGCTCGCTGA
- a CDS encoding pyridoxamine 5'-phosphate oxidase family protein translates to MNEKSEIGRVWDIIEKVGVCMLTTRFAGGLRARPLEARPDREAGLIYFVTGLHSPKEDEIASAPDVGLVFIDPDDKAYLSITGRASILRDVEKTKAVWRKTDEVWWPDGPASPDVSLLRIEPVTAELWDGPASAAVTAFEFVKARLTGQEPKLGQNRKTTLKM, encoded by the coding sequence ATGAACGAGAAAAGCGAGATCGGTCGCGTCTGGGATATCATCGAAAAGGTCGGCGTGTGCATGCTGACGACGCGATTCGCGGGCGGGCTACGCGCGCGCCCGCTCGAGGCAAGGCCCGACCGCGAAGCCGGCCTGATCTACTTCGTGACCGGCCTCCACAGCCCCAAGGAGGATGAGATCGCGTCCGCTCCCGACGTCGGCCTCGTATTCATCGATCCGGACGACAAGGCCTACCTGTCGATCACCGGCCGCGCCTCGATCCTGCGGGATGTCGAGAAGACGAAGGCGGTCTGGCGGAAGACCGACGAGGTGTGGTGGCCCGACGGTCCGGCCAGCCCGGACGTGAGCTTGCTCCGGATCGAACCTGTCACGGCCGAACTGTGGGACGGACCGGCGAGCGCAGCCGTCACCGCCTTCGAGTTCGTCAAGGCGAGGTTGACCGGCCAGGAGCCGAAGCTCGGCCAGAATCGCAAGACGACCCTCAAGATGTGA
- a CDS encoding FAD-dependent oxidoreductase, which produces MMPNQRILIAGAGPVGLTAAACLVRRGIPVKVFEASVALATESRATTFHPPTLDMLDDLGLAESLVQGGLIARRLQYRSGRDEVMATFDYSAIADLTRHPYRLQCEQFNLTRIIHDQLYGNPNYQFEFGTRVSGVSQDRTGVTVKLSSVSSAPREERGSWLIGADGSHSAVRKALGIPFQGFTWPERFLIVDTSFDFHTALAGLESLTYVAAPTNWRFLLQLPSRWRVILPLARDLPDATSTSPAFARAALSTLASGVDDDKIARIALFKVHQRVAAAFRAGRVFLAGDAAHINNPLGGMGLNGGIHDAVNLAERLGEVCTRPAPDTDLDLYDLQRRAVAIEHVQKHSIRAKHNLETSDPDERDGFRDELRRTANDRHLTREFLRRVSMIASLDRAKELGVP; this is translated from the coding sequence ATGATGCCGAACCAGCGCATATTGATCGCCGGCGCAGGACCAGTCGGCCTCACCGCAGCCGCCTGCCTGGTACGGCGCGGTATTCCGGTGAAGGTGTTCGAAGCGTCCGTGGCGCTCGCCACGGAATCGCGGGCGACCACCTTCCATCCACCGACGCTCGATATGCTCGACGACCTCGGCTTGGCCGAATCGCTGGTCCAAGGCGGTTTGATTGCGCGCCGGCTGCAATATCGCTCCGGACGCGATGAGGTGATGGCCACGTTTGACTATTCTGCTATCGCCGACTTGACACGGCATCCGTACAGATTGCAGTGCGAGCAATTCAATCTCACGCGCATCATTCACGATCAACTGTACGGCAATCCGAACTACCAATTCGAGTTTGGAACGCGCGTTAGCGGCGTTTCGCAAGATCGGACCGGCGTCACCGTCAAGCTCTCATCGGTCAGCTCCGCTCCGCGAGAGGAACGCGGCAGCTGGCTGATCGGTGCCGACGGCAGTCACAGCGCCGTGCGCAAGGCGCTGGGCATTCCGTTCCAAGGCTTCACCTGGCCCGAACGCTTTCTGATCGTAGACACGTCTTTCGATTTCCATACCGCGCTGGCTGGCTTGGAATCGCTGACCTATGTAGCGGCACCGACGAACTGGCGCTTTCTATTGCAACTCCCGTCCAGGTGGCGCGTGATATTACCGCTCGCGCGAGATCTGCCAGATGCTACGTCGACCAGCCCCGCCTTTGCCCGAGCCGCGCTGTCAACGCTTGCTTCCGGAGTTGACGACGACAAGATCGCACGCATCGCCCTCTTCAAAGTGCACCAGCGTGTCGCGGCGGCATTCCGCGCCGGGCGCGTCTTTCTCGCCGGCGATGCTGCTCACATCAACAATCCGCTGGGCGGGATGGGATTGAACGGAGGAATCCACGATGCGGTGAATCTGGCGGAGCGACTGGGCGAGGTTTGCACAAGACCGGCTCCAGACACCGATTTGGACCTTTACGATCTGCAGCGCCGCGCGGTGGCAATCGAGCATGTGCAGAAGCACTCCATCCGCGCCAAGCACAATCTGGAAACCAGTGACCCTGACGAGCGAGATGGTTTCCGCGACGAGCTGAGACGGACGGCGAATGACCGGCACTTGACTCGCGAGTTCCTACGAAGAGTGTCGATGATCGCGAGCCTCGATCGAGCCAAAGAGCTGGGCGTCCCCTAG
- a CDS encoding tripartite tricarboxylate transporter substrate-binding protein gives MTSLTHLACSIMAAAWLAAGNASAKEFPSRPITVVVPFAAGGPADVQARIMADRMRVTLGQPVIIENVVGGAGSVAAGKVARSANDGYTVSYGYWGTHVLNGAIYPLPYDVVQDFEPISLLGNNPLLILGRSSLPAENLQQLVQWLQANPDKALQGTSGVGSASHVAAILFQHLTGTHFQFVPYRGAAPVMQDLIAGRLDVMFDQVSSALPHVRNGELKVYAVTAKKRLASAPEVPTVEEAGLPGLQISVWHALFAPKATPGAVIAKLNAAVVDALADPVVRHRLESLGVQIPPREQQTPQALAELQKAEIQKWWPILKAANVRAE, from the coding sequence ATGACAAGTCTCACCCACCTCGCGTGCTCGATCATGGCCGCCGCCTGGCTGGCCGCCGGCAATGCCTCCGCCAAGGAATTCCCTTCGCGTCCAATCACCGTTGTGGTGCCATTTGCGGCGGGCGGACCAGCGGACGTGCAGGCGCGCATTATGGCCGACCGGATGAGGGTCACGCTCGGCCAGCCGGTCATCATCGAAAATGTCGTCGGAGGAGCAGGAAGCGTGGCGGCAGGCAAGGTCGCCCGCAGCGCAAACGATGGCTACACCGTGAGCTACGGCTATTGGGGCACGCACGTCCTCAACGGGGCGATTTACCCGCTGCCCTACGACGTCGTGCAGGACTTCGAGCCGATCTCGCTGCTCGGGAACAATCCACTCCTGATCCTGGGACGGAGCTCATTGCCTGCTGAAAACTTGCAGCAACTCGTCCAGTGGCTGCAGGCGAACCCGGACAAGGCTCTACAAGGCACGTCGGGCGTGGGCAGCGCCTCCCACGTCGCCGCGATCCTGTTTCAGCATTTGACCGGGACGCACTTTCAGTTCGTGCCGTATCGCGGCGCGGCGCCTGTCATGCAGGACCTGATCGCGGGACGCCTCGATGTGATGTTCGATCAGGTGTCCAGCGCGTTGCCGCACGTACGCAACGGCGAACTCAAGGTGTACGCGGTCACAGCGAAGAAGCGCTTGGCGTCCGCGCCCGAAGTGCCGACCGTTGAGGAGGCTGGACTCCCGGGCCTCCAAATCTCGGTTTGGCACGCTCTCTTCGCGCCAAAAGCAACCCCAGGAGCTGTCATCGCCAAGCTGAACGCGGCGGTCGTCGACGCGCTGGCCGACCCCGTCGTCCGTCACCGGCTGGAGAGCCTCGGTGTCCAAATCCCGCCACGCGAACAGCAAACGCCTCAGGCCTTGGCAGAGCTGCAAAAAGCCGAAATCCAGAAGTGGTGGCCGATCCTCAAAGCGGCAAACGTCAGGGCCGAATAG
- a CDS encoding LysR family transcriptional regulator has translation MAKIIDWDSHIGRRLSLRDLHVFFIVAQEGSLAKAAAQLQVSQPAVSQLIADLEHSVGARLFDRSSRGVTLTIYGRALLGRGRSAFDELKQGVREIEYLSNPHTGEVKFGCPEGLSQILPPVIESFSRLYPGILLDIHEEEFASFAGKLRSRSLDFVLQRLHGRPRPEDHSADDLDVEILFEDELVIVAGADSRFSRKKKIDLAQLIDEPWILASPPSWNHKVITEACQARCIPMPKVVLSTFSSHIRASMLGSGRYIATFPRSVANYFAGPFGVRVLNVELPPRPWPVAILTLKNRMLSPVAGVFLDHLRQFTASNYPAVARPD, from the coding sequence ATGGCCAAAATCATCGATTGGGACAGCCACATCGGTCGTCGCCTGAGCTTGCGCGACCTCCACGTGTTCTTCATCGTCGCCCAGGAGGGCAGCTTGGCGAAGGCGGCCGCGCAGCTGCAAGTCTCGCAACCGGCCGTCTCCCAACTGATCGCAGACCTCGAGCATTCCGTCGGTGCAAGGCTTTTCGACCGCAGCTCTCGGGGAGTGACGCTGACGATCTACGGCCGCGCCTTGCTCGGGCGCGGCCGGTCAGCCTTCGACGAGCTGAAGCAGGGCGTTCGGGAAATCGAGTACCTGTCCAACCCTCACACCGGTGAGGTGAAGTTTGGTTGCCCGGAGGGACTCTCGCAAATTCTGCCACCGGTGATCGAGAGCTTTTCGAGGCTTTATCCCGGCATCCTCCTCGACATCCACGAGGAGGAGTTCGCGTCATTCGCCGGCAAGCTACGCAGTCGCAGCTTGGATTTCGTACTTCAGCGACTGCACGGGCGTCCACGGCCCGAGGACCACTCCGCCGATGATCTGGACGTCGAGATTCTCTTCGAGGACGAACTGGTCATCGTTGCCGGCGCAGACAGCCGATTCAGTCGCAAGAAGAAGATTGACCTCGCGCAGCTCATCGACGAGCCATGGATATTGGCCTCGCCTCCCAGCTGGAACCACAAGGTCATCACCGAGGCGTGTCAGGCGCGCTGCATTCCGATGCCGAAGGTGGTCTTGAGCACTTTTTCTTCGCACATCCGGGCCAGCATGCTCGGTTCAGGCCGCTACATTGCGACGTTTCCGAGATCGGTCGCGAACTATTTCGCGGGTCCGTTCGGGGTGCGAGTCCTCAACGTGGAATTGCCCCCTCGACCTTGGCCAGTGGCAATCCTGACGCTGAAGAATCGAATGCTGAGTCCGGTAGCAGGAGTCTTTCTCGATCATCTTCGCCAATTCACGGCTTCGAACTACCCGGCCGTCGCTCGGCCGGATTGA
- a CDS encoding response regulator, with the protein MSRTVLIVDDDPPVLEVTAAMLEDLGCEVVTARSGGEALATLSGDQRIEVLITDLNMPEMDGYELADRAARLRPDLRILLLSGGETDGHGLPLLRKPFLEEDLARTMSQTTGLC; encoded by the coding sequence GTGTCGCGTACGGTCCTGATTGTCGACGACGATCCCCCGGTGCTCGAGGTCACGGCGGCCATGCTGGAGGATCTCGGATGCGAGGTGGTGACCGCCCGGAGCGGCGGCGAGGCCTTGGCCACGCTTTCCGGCGACCAGCGGATAGAGGTCCTGATCACCGATCTCAACATGCCGGAGATGGACGGTTATGAACTGGCCGACCGGGCGGCACGGCTGCGGCCCGATCTTAGGATCCTGCTGCTCTCGGGCGGCGAGACCGACGGGCATGGCCTACCGCTCCTGCGCAAGCCCTTTCTCGAAGAGGATCTCGCGCGGACGATGAGCCAGACCACCGGGCTGTGCTGA
- a CDS encoding YihY/virulence factor BrkB family protein translates to MAQIETSGAERAHTSGWTVATALGLVAAAVLWDRLFPPDHPSPGEGKSFPRERNADRETSAAGLVTDGAERGREAASPSEIPAKGWKDILLRVYGNIGRHRVMALAAGMTYYSILAIFPALAALVAVYGLFSDPASIAKHLDQISGFVPGGAIEVAREQLTRVSSKGDHALGATFVIGLAVSLWSANAAMKSLFDTLNIVYGEEEKRGFVKLNAVSLTFTVAAIVFVLVALGAVVVIPVVLNFLHLSDFADLLVRIARWPAMFVVLTLALACIYRYGPSRRAPRWKWITWGSAAATLCWLAASGLFSWYAASFGKFNETYGSLGAVIGFMTWLWISAIVILLGAELDAEMEHQTARDTTTGAPKPLGVRGAEMADTVGEARAS, encoded by the coding sequence ATGGCTCAAATCGAAACGTCAGGCGCCGAACGCGCCCATACCAGCGGATGGACCGTCGCTACGGCGCTGGGCCTCGTTGCGGCAGCAGTGCTGTGGGATCGCCTGTTCCCGCCGGACCACCCCTCGCCCGGAGAAGGCAAGTCCTTTCCACGCGAGCGGAACGCCGATCGCGAGACTTCGGCGGCAGGCCTCGTTACCGATGGCGCGGAGCGGGGGCGCGAGGCTGCATCGCCGTCCGAGATTCCCGCGAAGGGTTGGAAGGACATCCTGCTGCGCGTCTACGGCAACATCGGCCGGCATCGCGTCATGGCGCTGGCGGCCGGCATGACCTACTACAGCATCCTGGCCATCTTTCCCGCATTGGCGGCTCTCGTCGCCGTCTACGGCCTGTTCTCCGATCCCGCCAGCATCGCCAAGCATCTGGACCAGATCTCCGGTTTCGTCCCGGGCGGCGCGATCGAAGTCGCGCGCGAACAGCTCACGCGCGTGTCCTCAAAGGGCGACCATGCGCTCGGCGCGACGTTCGTCATCGGTCTCGCGGTCTCGCTGTGGAGCGCCAACGCCGCCATGAAGTCGCTTTTCGACACCCTGAACATCGTCTACGGCGAGGAAGAGAAGCGCGGCTTCGTCAAGCTGAACGCGGTGTCCTTGACCTTCACGGTGGCGGCCATCGTCTTCGTTCTCGTCGCCCTCGGCGCCGTCGTGGTCATACCGGTCGTCCTCAACTTCCTGCACCTGTCGGACTTCGCGGACCTTCTCGTCCGGATCGCACGATGGCCGGCCATGTTCGTCGTGCTCACGCTCGCCCTCGCCTGCATCTACCGCTACGGACCGAGCCGAAGGGCGCCGCGTTGGAAGTGGATCACGTGGGGAAGCGCCGCCGCCACGTTGTGCTGGCTGGCGGCTTCCGGACTATTCTCCTGGTACGCCGCCAGTTTCGGCAAGTTCAACGAGACGTACGGCTCTCTCGGGGCCGTCATCGGCTTCATGACCTGGCTCTGGATCTCGGCGATCGTCATCCTGCTCGGCGCCGAGCTGGACGCCGAGATGGAGCATCAGACCGCGCGCGACACCACCACCGGCGCGCCCAAACCGCTGGGCGTTCGCGGCGCCGAGATGGCGGACACGGTGGGAGAGGCCCGCGCCTCGTGA